One window of the Salvia splendens isolate huo1 chromosome 1, SspV2, whole genome shotgun sequence genome contains the following:
- the LOC121753906 gene encoding uncharacterized protein LOC121753906: MGVEPSFSVKRKAQRKKHFDEIDTNEEILQAEKAFEVNYFFVVVDMANTSLKSRFEELQTFKSIFGFLLSSTTLKSLNDTELEDCCTKFAKTFSSHDTSNVEVNDLISELKVLKLSLPERPMSSMDIFEYVRKMDSYPNISIAYRILFTVPVTVASAERSFSKLKLLKNYLRSTMSQQRLYGLATLCIEKKLLDEVDSNTIINDFASRNVRRNF, encoded by the coding sequence ATGGGTGTAGAGCCATCATTTTCAGTGAAGCGCAAGGCTCAAAGGAAGAAACATTTTGATGAAATTGACACCAATGAAGAAATTCTACAAGCTGAGAAGGCTTTTGAGGTCAATTACTTCTTCGTTGTGGTTGATATGGCAAACACCTCATTGAAAAGTAGATTTGAAGAACTACAAACATTCAAAAGTATATTTGGGTTTTTACTTAGCTCAACAACTTTGAAGTCACTAAATGATACTGAATTAGAAGATTGTTGCACCAAATTTGCGAAAACATTCTCTTCGCATGACACATCTAATGTGGAGGTAAATGATCTAATATCTGAGTTGAAGGTTTTGAAGCTAAGTTTGCCGGAAAGGCCAATGTCTTCTATGGACATTTTTGAGTATGTTAGAAAAATGGATTCTTATCCAAATATCTCAATTGCTTATCGCATATTATTTACTGTGCCTGTGACTGTGGCATCGGCAGAAAGAAGCTTTTCAAAGTTGAAACTGTTGAAGAATTATTTAAGATCTACGATGTCTCAACAACGGCTGTACGGGCTTGCCACTTTATGTATTGAGAAGAAATTATTAGACGAGGTTGACAGCAACACCATCATCAACGACTTCGCATCAAGAAATGTTAGAAGAAATTTTTGA
- the LOC121799896 gene encoding la-related protein 7-like, protein MVSEQCRSRGSVTSSTPSAENFTNTKIMNTIQIPQIFDSESLLEYISEMIAQYKELSRSTGSVKGKPKIEFYDKDKKKGSGGMITPAKTYNPAADSILELVESLTKDDKEETELVVAEEQKKKKKKKKKKRRSEPEDATPDVVDEPEVETESATERRAAAAAREPATAYARKELTTAVTRRQPPSYAEVVSNSGTKPSPPPADDWWGAEREIGRKKDGQPRNQNGNRGGTTGRAPAVNLEGPTDASAARGASNFTGREGATPNSGGYSEEEDTWH, encoded by the exons atggtatcagagcagtgTCGATCCCGTGGATCGGTCACTAGCTCGACACCTTCAGCAGAAAATTTCACAAATACAAAAATCATGAACACAATCCAAATACCCCAGATTTTCGATTCTGAATCACTCCTTGAATACATATCAGAGATGATTGCTCAATACAAAGAACTAAGTCGGTCTACTGGTTCTGTAAAAGGAAAACCGAAGATTGAGTTTTATGACAAGGACAAGAAGAAGGGATCAGGAGGAATGATCACTCCCGCAAAGACTTACAATCCTGCTGCTGATTCAATTCTTGAACTGGTGGAATCACTCACCAAGGATGATAAAGAAGAAACGGAACTCGTAGTTGCTGAAGAgcagaagaaaaagaagaagaagaagaagaagaagaggaggagtgAACCTGAAGATGCCACACCAGACGTAGTTGATGAGCCAGAAGTTGAAACGGAATCAGCCACCGAAAGAagagccgccgccgccgcgagAGAACCAGCGACTGCCTACGCCAGGAAGGAACTTACCACCGCTGTCACACGTCGCCAACCGCCGTCTTATGCTGAAGTAGTATCCAATTCCGGCACCAAACCGTCACCACCTCCGGCCGACGACTGGTGGGGAGCAGAGAGAGAAATAGGCAGGAAGAAGGATGGACAACCACGGAATCAGAATGGAAATCGTGGGGGAACGACCGGTCGTGCACCAGCGGTGAATCTAGAGGGCCCAACCGACGCTTCCGCTGCCCGGGGAGCCAGTAATTTCACCGGAAGGGAGGGAGCGACGCCGAACTCAGGAG GATATTCGGAAGAAGAGGATACTTGGCACTAA
- the LOC121754677 gene encoding protein SRC2-like — protein sequence MKVYAVVSLNRDYETMRETTVDKYGNTNHRWNFPFVYSINGSYLRQPGLDVVVELFCERTLGDKLVGQVIIPVKSLFDRGLRSQSSLSYPIAGTRYAKLNILYSFEETAKPPRRRSAPWEDGDGLDILVRGLSLMTGDFSSLIN from the coding sequence ATGAAAGTGTACGCGGTGGTCTCCCTCAACAGAGACTACGAGACGATGAGGGAGACCACCGTGGACAAGTACGGAAACACAAACCATAGATGGAACTTCCCCTTCGTCTACAGTATCAACGGCTCCTATCTCCGGCAGCCGGGGCTCGACGTGGTGGTGGAGCTCTTCTGCGAGAGGACTCTGGGAGACAAGCTTGTAGGTCAAGTGATTATCCCAGTGAAGAGTCTGTTTGATAGAGGACTAAGATCTCAGAGCAGCTTAAGCTACCCCATTGCCGGGACTCGTTACGCTAAGCTCAATATTCTCTATAGCTTTGAGGAGACGGCGAAGCCTCCGAGGAGGAGGAGTGCGCCGTGGGAAGACGGAGATGGGCTCGATATTCTAGTCAGAGGTCTCTCCCTCATGACCGGAGATTTTTCGTCGTTGATCAACTGA
- the LOC121755556 gene encoding protein SRC2 homolog codes for MGSRRFELTIVGAENIPDIRRLGRMKVFAVVSVNGYTGTTKTDRDGETNPTWDFPFVFNVSQAHLQWGPEMDAVVDLYCETTLGGDKIVGRALIPVKTLFYRGIRSEGSLGFPVAGPLCGGCIYATASRRKNRHHRRCRRRGGGGGERMRFGGK; via the coding sequence ATGGGAAGCCGCAGATTCGAGCTAACGATCGTCGGGGCGGAGAACATCCCCGACATTCGTCGCTTGGGGCGGATGAAAGTGTTCGCAGTGGTGTCCGTGAACGGGTACACGGGCACGACCAAAACGGACAGGGACGGGGAGACGAACCCGACGTGGGACTTCCCGTTCGTGTTCAACGTAAGCCAGGCGCATCTGCAGTGGGGCCCAGAGATGGACGCGGTGGTGGATCTCTATTGCGAGACGACGCTGGGCGGGGACAAGATCGTCGGTCGTGCGTTGATACCGGTGAAGACGCTCTTCTACCGTGGGATCAGGTCTGAGGGGAGCCTTGGCTTCCCGGTTGCTGGACCGCTTTGCGGAGGCTGTATATACGCTACTGCTTCGAGGAGAAAGAACCGCCATCACCGCCGTTGCCGccgccgaggaggaggaggaggagaaagaATGAGATTTGGGGGAAAATAA